GCGTCGGGGTGTCCAGCACGGCCAGGCAGGCTCGGTAGCCGGCGCCCGGGTCGAGCGTCCGGAGCACGGTCCGGCCCGGGAGGTCGTCGCGGTGTGCCCGGACGAGCGCCGGAGCGGCGTCCGCCGGGCTGACCACGACCTGCTTGAGACCGACGCGGAGCCCCTCGCCGGTCGCCTTGAGCACGGCTTCCTTGCGCACCCAATAGGTGATCAGCTCGTCCGGGGCTGCTGATTCCTCCGGTGAGAGCACCATCTCGCGCACGTCGACGTCGGCGCGTCGCACCTGCGCCTCGACGTCGACGCCGAGCGCGCCGGTGCGGCCGATCGCCACCGCTACCCGGTCACCGGAGTGGGACACCGAGCACTCCCAGCCCGCCGCAGGCAACGCGGGTCGCCCGTGCGGCCGGTCGCAGTCCGGGCACGACCGGGTGACCGTGAGACGCTCCGGAGCGACGCCCAGGTGCGCGCCGCCCAGCAGCCGCAACAGCGCCGCGGCCACCGTGAAGCGTGCGCGGTCCTCGTCCCGCCGGAACGTCGCGCGGCGGCTGCGTTCGACGTCGTCGAGCAGGCCGGCCAGCGCGTCGGGACTGGCGTCGGTCAGCGGGCGCGCCCACCAGACCTGGCACTCCCCCGGCGCCAGCGGCCGAATCAGCACTGCTGGGGTTCGGCGACCACGCTCGAGGTGGCGTCGGGACGTCCGGCTGCGGGCTGGTTCGGCGCATCGGTGGCGGCGATGGCCGGGGGCAGCGTGAGCGTCCGCTTCGGCGTTGGCGTCACCGAGGGTGACGGGGACTTCGACTTCTTGGTGGTCGGCGTGCCGCCGCCGGAGCCGGAGTACATGTAGACGCCGGTGCTGGCCGTCGAGCCGCTGGAGAGGTTGACGCCGCTGACCGTCGTCACGTGGCCCTGGAGGTCGGTGACGCGGATCCGGAACGGGCCACCG
This Cryptosporangium aurantiacum DNA region includes the following protein-coding sequences:
- a CDS encoding 4'-phosphopantetheinyl transferase family protein; this translates as MLIRPLAPGECQVWWARPLTDASPDALAGLLDDVERSRRATFRRDEDRARFTVAAALLRLLGGAHLGVAPERLTVTRSCPDCDRPHGRPALPAAGWECSVSHSGDRVAVAIGRTGALGVDVEAQVRRADVDVREMVLSPEESAAPDELITYWVRKEAVLKATGEGLRVGLKQVVVSPADAAPALVRAHRDDLPGRTVLRTLDPGAGYRACLAVLDTPTPAVTELDAGPVLAEASSR